From the Methanobacterium aggregans genome, one window contains:
- a CDS encoding chitobiase/beta-hexosaminidase C-terminal domain-containing protein, translated as MRRYNKISLLMIFTVILCISVLGTASAADTANSNTGPTVTANLTSGTYNTSQTVALTTNDSSATTYYTNDTTDPRNSGTRITYTTPITINTTTTLRYAAEDPSGNWSPLYLQNYVIGNGTLKNNTGQSSYTGPQTNTTFWTYSTGTGIDGTSVVGSDGTIYVGTFDGESKSGCLYAFYPNGTLKWVYNTYGGIKGSPSLGADGTIYVGSYWGIVYAINPDGTLNWSYDTYFQDNGKYRTTLSDRTIYGSPTVGADGTIYIGAYNGGKLYAINPDGTTKWKCKASNIMYGSPAIGSDGTIYIGALDFVVYAINPDGTIKWTHKTGAAIYGSPSIGSDGTIYVSSQDGNLYAFNPDGTIKWTFEHSGYCAPSIGKDGTIYLESWSCIYALNPDGTIKWTYSAECAGYGPITIGADGTIYFGCLSSLQVYGVDESGFTDLYALNSNGTLKWSYHVGGVIGGITVGPDGSIYVGTRATENFYAFKDVPVAGFTSNTTGDTPLTVHLTDNSTNNPTSWSWDFGDGTSSNSQNPTHTYTKTGTYKVTLTVTNRYGNNTKISYITVTDITPPTVNVSLQGGNYYSSQSFTLKASETATIYYTTDGSTPTTSSTKYTGRIGFTTSKTLKFFAVDATGNISQIYTQRYNIYKLVSYKYKVSAKWKKVWAKVKWKKVRGKWRYHWVKVWKYKTITKTGTKWVKT; from the coding sequence ATGAGAAGATATAACAAAATATCCCTGCTCATGATTTTCACCGTAATACTCTGCATCTCAGTATTGGGAACAGCAAGTGCAGCAGACACTGCAAACAGCAACACTGGACCTACTGTTACTGCTAATTTAACCAGCGGAACCTACAACACCTCACAGACCGTGGCTTTAACCACAAATGACAGCAGCGCAACAACCTACTACACAAACGACACAACAGATCCAAGAAACAGCGGCACAAGAATCACTTACACAACACCCATCACCATAAACACAACCACCACACTACGATACGCAGCAGAAGACCCCTCAGGAAACTGGAGCCCATTATACCTACAAAACTACGTAATTGGAAATGGAACACTAAAAAACAACACTGGCCAATCCAGTTACACAGGACCACAAACCAACACAACTTTCTGGACATACTCTACTGGAACCGGAATAGATGGTACCTCTGTTGTGGGATCAGATGGAACCATATACGTGGGGACCTTTGATGGTGAAAGTAAATCGGGTTGTCTATACGCATTCTACCCAAATGGAACACTAAAGTGGGTATATAACACATATGGTGGAATAAAAGGTAGTCCCTCTCTTGGAGCAGACGGAACCATATACGTGGGGAGTTATTGGGGTATTGTTTATGCAATAAACCCTGATGGAACACTAAACTGGTCTTATGACACTTACTTCCAAGATAATGGGAAATATAGAACAACACTATCAGATAGAACAATATATGGTTCACCAACAGTTGGAGCAGATGGAACCATATACATCGGAGCATATAACGGTGGAAAGTTGTATGCGATCAACCCTGATGGAACAACCAAATGGAAATGTAAAGCCAGCAATATTATGTATGGTTCCCCTGCTATCGGCTCAGATGGAACCATATACATCGGAGCCCTTGATTTTGTAGTTTATGCAATAAATCCTGATGGAACAATCAAATGGACACACAAAACAGGAGCTGCCATTTACGGCTCTCCAAGTATCGGTTCAGACGGTACCATATATGTATCAAGCCAAGATGGTAACCTTTATGCATTCAATCCGGATGGAACAATCAAATGGACCTTTGAGCATAGTGGTTACTGCGCCCCCAGTATCGGCAAAGATGGTACCATCTATTTAGAAAGTTGGAGTTGTATTTACGCTTTAAATCCTGATGGAACAATCAAATGGACTTACTCTGCAGAATGCGCTGGATATGGTCCAATAACAATTGGAGCAGATGGAACCATCTATTTTGGTTGCCTCTCATCCCTACAAGTTTACGGTGTTGATGAATCAGGATTTACTGATCTGTATGCATTAAACTCGAACGGAACGCTTAAATGGAGTTATCACGTGGGCGGCGTGATTGGTGGTATAACAGTTGGTCCAGATGGAAGTATTTATGTTGGAACTCGCGCCACCGAAAATTTCTACGCATTCAAGGATGTTCCAGTAGCTGGCTTCACCTCAAATACAACAGGTGATACACCATTAACTGTACACTTAACAGATAATAGTACCAATAATCCAACAAGTTGGAGTTGGGATTTTGGAGATGGAACAAGCAGCAATTCACAAAACCCCACACACACCTACACAAAAACAGGAACCTACAAAGTTACTCTAACTGTAACCAATCGCTACGGTAACAATACAAAGATAAGTTACATCACAGTTACAGACATCACACCACCAACAGTCAACGTAAGTCTTCAGGGTGGTAACTACTACAGCTCACAAAGTTTTACATTAAAGGCAAGTGAAACAGCCACAATCTATTACACAACTGACGGTAGCACTCCTACAACCAGCAGCACGAAGTACACAGGAAGAATAGGTTTTACAACGTCCAAAACCCTGAAGTTCTTTGCAGTGGATGCAACAGGCAATATATCACAGATCTACACGCAACGTTACAACATCTACAAACTAGTGAGCTACAAATACAAAGTCAGTGCCAAGTGGAAAAAAGTCTGGGCCAAAGTCAAATGGAAAAAAGTCCGAGGCAAATGGAGATACCACTGGGTAAAAGTCTGGAAATACAAAACAATAACCAAAACAGGCACAAAATGGGTAAAAACCTAA
- a CDS encoding chitobiase/beta-hexosaminidase C-terminal domain-containing protein has translation MFVDFNQTTANVGDTVSITVTAINNGFFDWSPVKVYVPLPDGLQFMSFVVPDKTLQEYDPTTGIWDLNTLNHDERGHQKSLIITAKVLPEAAGKELVATAKFDKLVMEGSNVHMENETPPAKSSILKVSPLANATCSGSGNGTCIGSGNCTCIYNPITVNANIKSGTYKTPQTVTLTTNNSTATIYYTTDGSTPTTNSTKYTGAISVITSKTLKFFALDTEGNTSPIYTQQYNIYKLVSYKYNVQVKWKKVRGKWKYHWVKIWKYKTITKTGTKWLKT, from the coding sequence TTGTTTGTTGATTTTAATCAAACCACAGCTAACGTTGGCGATACTGTTAGTATAACCGTAACTGCGATTAATAATGGCTTTTTTGATTGGTCTCCAGTAAAAGTATATGTTCCACTACCTGATGGATTACAATTCATGTCTTTTGTTGTACCCGATAAAACTTTACAAGAATACGATCCCACCACTGGAATATGGGATTTGAATACATTGAATCATGATGAAAGGGGCCATCAAAAATCGCTCATCATAACTGCAAAGGTACTGCCTGAAGCAGCTGGTAAGGAACTGGTTGCCACAGCAAAATTTGATAAACTCGTAATGGAAGGTTCCAATGTTCACATGGAAAATGAAACGCCCCCTGCAAAATCATCAATTCTAAAAGTATCTCCTCTTGCAAATGCCACATGCAGTGGTAGCGGCAATGGGACGTGCATTGGTTCTGGTAATTGTACGTGCATTTATAACCCGATTACAGTAAACGCCAACATTAAAAGTGGAACCTACAAAACACCACAAACAGTAACCCTCACGACCAACAATAGCACGGCCACAATCTACTACACAACTGACGGTAGCACTCCAACAACCAACAGCACGAAGTACACAGGAGCAATCAGCGTAATCACATCCAAAACCCTGAAATTCTTCGCACTGGACACTGAGGGTAACACATCACCGATATACACACAGCAATACAACATCTACAAGCTGGTGAGCTACAAATACAACGTCCAGGTCAAATGGAAAAAAGTCCGAGGCAAATGGAAATACCACTGGGTAAAAATCTGGAAATACAAAACAATAACCAAAACAGGCACAAAATGGCTAAAAACCTAA
- a CDS encoding SBBP repeat-containing protein: MKTKITMLLMVMFLAIILSGVASAAYTGATPTNYTIFSNESLNANDITTDSQGNIYVTGSTSNAAYTITNGTYTTNSSTTNTLSSGDVYIAKYNSNGTLIFSTVIGGTGSDSGNGISVDKNGNIYVTGATKSTDLPVTNNAYQKTLNGGADAFVFELSADGTQLLYCTYLGGSSTDTVGARVESGTKIKVDSTGNIYVLGQTNSADFPTTTGAYKTRIGSNSGTYGGDAFITKFNSNWNMFYSTLFGGNTLDDIPYGLVIDNQSNVWITGKTTSTDLPVTNNACQKTMVYTSSSNAFLSEISADGSTLLYSTYFGAKGNTYGYAITKDSQGNIYITGQTTKYSGSSSYIPVTSGAYQTTLNGASDAYVAKFNASGSLLWCTFFGGSGADDARAITVDSQGNVYITGRTSSTIPSTYNAIQTSYMGGTWDAFIAKLNANGTALLYASLLGTKSNDFGYGVVADNLSTAYVIGTFALTKIATAPDVTVDQTGGLYNTIKNVTLTAINTTNSTDTIYYTTDGTDPKTSNTRTQYNGSITINNTTTLRYAAVDSLGNWSPVYNETYTIDTTAPTATSNPIGGLFNTTQTVTLTTDDNTATTYYTTDGSNPTTSSTRTVYNGPIAINGTTTLLFAAVDAAGNWSPVYKETYQIKSDVYVNITPSNSNPQVGDTVTYKFKLGNNGPGIAKNVTFTYTIPEGLEYGGATVDQGTVTYNATTRTLTWNLGDVAVGDPNLWLQLKVLTAGNYNIQPTVTVAGYNPNLESHINTIQLNIASPATTDPETVNAATTTKKIPMQTTGMPITALVSALLMIGSGLAISRKK; the protein is encoded by the coding sequence ATGAAAACCAAAATAACGATGTTATTAATGGTCATGTTTCTTGCAATCATACTTAGTGGGGTAGCCTCAGCAGCATACACAGGCGCAACTCCAACCAATTACACGATTTTCTCAAACGAAAGTCTCAATGCAAATGACATCACAACAGATAGTCAAGGAAACATCTACGTTACAGGATCAACTTCAAACGCAGCTTACACCATAACCAATGGAACTTACACAACAAACAGCAGCACAACAAACACCCTATCCAGCGGTGATGTTTACATAGCAAAATACAACTCAAATGGAACACTCATATTCTCCACAGTAATTGGAGGAACAGGAAGCGACTCAGGAAACGGAATCTCAGTTGACAAAAATGGAAACATCTACGTAACCGGAGCAACTAAGAGTACCGATCTCCCAGTAACAAACAACGCATATCAAAAAACCCTCAATGGAGGAGCAGATGCATTTGTATTTGAACTCAGCGCAGACGGAACCCAACTACTCTACTGCACATACCTAGGAGGAAGCTCCACCGATACCGTAGGAGCCAGAGTTGAATCAGGAACAAAAATCAAAGTTGACAGTACCGGGAACATCTACGTTCTAGGACAAACCAACAGTGCAGACTTCCCAACAACAACAGGAGCATACAAAACACGAATAGGAAGTAATAGTGGTACATACGGTGGAGATGCATTCATAACAAAATTCAATTCCAACTGGAATATGTTTTACAGCACACTCTTCGGAGGAAACACCTTAGATGACATCCCATATGGACTTGTAATCGACAACCAAAGTAACGTGTGGATAACAGGAAAAACCACAAGCACTGATCTGCCAGTAACAAACAACGCATGCCAAAAAACAATGGTATACACCAGTAGTTCAAATGCTTTTTTAAGTGAAATCAGTGCGGATGGAAGCACACTACTCTATTCCACATACTTTGGAGCAAAAGGTAATACATATGGATACGCAATCACAAAGGACAGTCAAGGAAATATTTACATCACAGGGCAAACTACAAAATACTCAGGATCATCTTCATATATCCCTGTAACAAGTGGAGCATACCAAACAACCCTAAACGGTGCAAGTGATGCTTATGTGGCCAAATTCAATGCCAGTGGAAGTTTACTTTGGTGTACATTCTTTGGAGGATCCGGTGCTGATGATGCACGTGCAATCACAGTTGATTCTCAGGGAAATGTTTACATCACAGGAAGAACCTCATCCACTATTCCATCAACGTATAATGCAATTCAAACAAGTTACATGGGCGGTACGTGGGATGCATTTATAGCTAAATTAAATGCAAATGGAACTGCATTACTCTATGCTTCTCTTCTTGGAACTAAAAGTAACGACTTTGGATATGGAGTTGTAGCTGATAACCTAAGCACTGCCTATGTAATAGGAACCTTTGCATTGACTAAAATCGCAACAGCACCAGATGTAACAGTTGATCAAACTGGAGGACTGTACAACACCATAAAGAACGTGACACTCACCGCAATCAACACAACCAACAGCACAGACACCATCTATTACACAACAGATGGTACAGACCCAAAAACAAGCAACACAAGAACACAGTACAATGGATCAATAACAATAAACAACACAACAACACTACGATACGCAGCAGTGGATAGTTTAGGAAACTGGAGTCCTGTTTACAATGAAACCTACACCATAGACACAACAGCACCAACAGCAACCTCAAACCCAATTGGTGGATTGTTCAACACCACACAAACAGTAACCCTAACAACTGACGACAACACAGCAACAACCTACTACACAACCGACGGTAGCAATCCAACCACAAGCAGTACAAGAACTGTCTACAATGGTCCGATAGCCATTAACGGTACAACCACGTTATTGTTTGCAGCAGTGGATGCAGCTGGTAATTGGAGTCCTGTTTACAAAGAGACCTATCAGATCAAGTCCGATGTCTACGTGAACATTACACCATCAAATTCCAACCCACAGGTGGGTGACACCGTAACCTACAAATTCAAACTAGGTAACAACGGACCAGGAATAGCCAAGAACGTAACATTCACATACACAATACCAGAAGGACTCGAATACGGAGGAGCAACCGTAGACCAGGGAACCGTAACCTACAACGCAACAACCAGAACACTAACCTGGAACCTAGGCGACGTAGCAGTCGGAGACCCCAACCTATGGCTACAACTCAAAGTACTAACCGCAGGCAACTACAACATACAACCAACAGTAACAGTAGCAGGATACAACCCTAACCTAGAAAGCCACATCAACACAATACAATTAAACATAGCCTCACCAGCAACCACAGACCCAGAAACAGTAAACGCAGCAACAACAACCAAAAAAATACCAATGCAAACCACAGGAATGCCAATAACAGCCTTAGTATCAGCACTGCTCATGATAGGAAGTGGATTAGCCATAAGCAGGAAAAAATAA